A single window of Plasmodium reichenowi strain SY57 chromosome 14, whole genome shotgun sequence DNA harbors:
- a CDS encoding hypothetical protein (conserved Plasmodium protein, unknown function) has protein sequence MSNKLKQNNIKSEEKVVDFDVNKLTSKFDMNSYNEDYVITNNILKYHMKSIDICNYEKNRIYDKKELDVYKEKIISKYNVHYYPYELYFNSYKNIYQEEKVLLNVPKVSNKINQKENENEKENEDKDENDEKEKHKEDNISNACDEEIALEDDYIFDYNKSDDDLENEDHDENVI, from the exons ATGAGTAATAAATTAAAGCAGAACAACATCAAATCGGAAGAAAAAG TTGTCGATTTTGATGTGAACAAACTTACGAGCAAATTTGATATGAACAGTTATAATGAAGATTATGTTATtactaataatattttaaagtACCATATGAAAAGTATAGACATATGTAATTATGAGAAAAATAGAATATAcgataaaaaagaattgGATGTAtacaaagaaaaaataatctcaaaatataatgtccattattatccttatgaattatattttaattcttataaaaatatttaccAAGAGGAAAAAGTTCTTTTAAATGTACCAAAAGTATCgaataaaataaatcaaaaagaaaatgaaaatgaaaaggaaaatgaagacaaagatgaaaatgatgaaaaagaaaaacataaGGAGGATAATATATCAA ATGCCTGTGATGAAGAAATAGCCCTCGAGGACGACTATATTTTcgattataataaaagtgaCGACGATTTAGAAAATGAGGATCACGATGAAAATGTGATTTAA
- a CDS encoding hypothetical protein (conserved Plasmodium protein, unknown function): MQKMQNTQNSSICFKRRPLMKYNTDMNIDENIEDNVRYFILYGLNKFKGNKKKEFKKKTRRRIKIDKKIASFVFPRSRKEKRIRLIYLKKVLKKKLKIKKCMKKLRQRLQEHQKFISKFIEKKQEQKKSENIKEEDIPTEDMDKKELI; this comes from the coding sequence atgCAAAAAATGCAGAATACGCAAAACAGTTCGATTTGCTTTAAAAGGAGGCCTcttatgaaatataatactGATATGAACATAGATGAGAATATAGAAGATAATGTaagatattttattttgtatggacttaataaatttaaaggaaataagaaaaaagaattcaagaaaaaaacacgacgaagaataaaaattgaTAAGAAAATAGCTTCATTTGTTTTTCCTCGATcaagaaaagaaaaacgTATAAgattaatttatttaaagaaagttcttaaaaaaaaattaaaaataaagaaatgtATGAAAAAACTAAGGCAGAGATTACAAGAACATCAAAAGTTTATTTCAAAatttattgaaaaaaaacaagaacaaaaaaaaagtgaaaacataaaagaagaagacATACCAACTGAGGATATGGACAAGAAGGAactaatataa
- a CDS encoding mitochondrial pyruvate carrier protein 2, putative encodes SDTGILTIHFWAPTFKWSISLANIADINRDPSYLSLPQQIAICLTGLLFTRFAYMIKPRNLNLLTINFFMSMTSFYQISRIGQYKYNVYMKEKER; translated from the exons TATCTGATACTGGTATCTTGACTATTCATTTTTGGGCACCTACATTTAAATGGTCCATATCGTTAGCCAACATTGCAGATATTAATAGAGATCCAAGTTATTTATCTTTACCACAACAAATTg CTATCTGTTTAACTGGATTACTGTTTACACGATTTGCTTATATGATTAAACCTAGGAACCTTAATTTGTTAACAa TTAACTTCTTTATGAGTATGACATCTTTTTATCAAATATCTAGGATAGgacaatataaatataatgtatatatgaaagaaaaagaaaggTAA